The Benincasa hispida cultivar B227 chromosome 9, ASM972705v1, whole genome shotgun sequence genome has a segment encoding these proteins:
- the LOC120087012 gene encoding F-box/WD-40 repeat-containing protein At3g52030: MTPPPAAERSSTRRRSDIDAKPVHSLSYDILCIIFSFLDLFDLVRCSVVCKSWNYAIYKSEILRTFCSRYQKQEMNTASTSEVSFSLEKPLLECLEEIAMERHKLALKEGRIRVSQWIGHSVRAEQCRMKMGLILTGVGDKVMRLWSPEKFRCLEEYSIPEKVPLVDFDFDMGKIVGLVGRQLCIWSRSGNRSIFPSRECTFVKGLCMRYFDAEAVVGCEDGTAHVFDMYSRRCSRIIRMLPGPVTCLCVSDDQLILGGSLLGNIGVSGLRSDQRVAMLRSRNTVGIRSLCYNDSSHLVFAGSTAGHVYCWDLRMMKSLWESRVSPNVVYSLQHLQNDRSSLAVGGIDGILRILDQNTGTVRSCCIMDSRLLSTHQNSLGTVEERIGKRLSDETPIDAINRRNRPSITSLAVGMNKIATTHNDKFIRLWKFQS; encoded by the exons ATGACTCCTCCACCGGCTGCCGAGAGGTCCTCGACGAGAAGACGGAGTGATATTGATGCAAAACCAGTTCACTCCCTAAGCTACGACATCCTGTGCATAATTTTCTCGTTCCTTGACCTTTTCGACTTGGTTCGATGCTCAGTTGTTTGTAAATCCTG GAATTATGCTATTTATAAGTCCGAGATATTGAGAACGTTTTGCTCGAGATATCAGAAGCAGGAGATGAACACCGCTAGTACTTCCGAAGTATCATTTTCTTTGGAGAAACCATTGCTGGAATGTTTAGAGGAAATAGCGATGGAACGACACAAGTTGGCCTTGAAGGAAGGTCGCATAAGAGTTTCTCAATGGATTGGCCATTCAGTGAG GGCTGAACAATGCCGAATGAAGATGGGCTTAATTCTTACAGGAGTGGGCGATAAA GTTATGAGACTTTGGTCGCCAGAAAAATTTAGATGTCTAGAAGAATATTCAATTCCTGAGAAAGTGCCATTAGTTGACTTTGATTTTGATATGGGCAAG ATTGTTGGTTTGGTTGGCAGACAGTTGTGCATATGGAGTCGGAGTGGGAATAGGAGTATATTTCCTTCACGTGAATGTACTTTTGTGAAGGGTTTGTGTATGCG TTACTTTGATGCAGAGGCTGTTGTGGGTTGTGAAGATGGAACAGCTCATGTATTTGACATGTACAGTAGGAGATGCTCTAGAATTATCAG GATGCTTCCTGGGCCAGTGACATGCTTATGTGTGAGTGATGATCAGCTCATACTTGGTGGTTCTTTACTTGGAAACATTGGAGTATCGGGTCTTCGGTCTGATCAGCGGGTGGCAATGCTCAGATCAAGAAATACCGTAG GGATAAGGAGTTTGTGTTACAACGATTCTTCACATTTAGTGTTCGCGGGATCAACTGCCGGCCATGTCTATTGTTGGGACCTCAG GATGATGAAATCCTTATGGGAATCCCGAGTGAGCCCAAACGTCGTATATTCTTTGCAACATCTCCAAAATGACAGGTCAAGTTTGGCTGTTGGTGGAATAGATGGCATTCTACGTATTTTAGATCAGAATACGGGCACAGTGCGGTCATGTTGTATTATGGATAGTAGATTGTTATCGACACATCAAAACAGTCTCGGAACTGTCGAAGAAAGGATAGGGAAAAGACTGTCAGATGAGACTCCTATTGATGCCATAAACAGAAGGAATAGACCTTCAATCACAAGCTTGGCCGTTGGAATGAACAAGATAGCCACAACGCACAATGATAAGTTCATTAGATTGTGGAagtttcaaagttaa